The nucleotide window CTCAAAGCAGGATGGTTGCTTTGTATGTGTAAGACCACTGAAAAGTGTAATCCTTACAAAATTTTTTGGGGAGCCCAGAGTTTTGAAGAATAAATACTAATGTCATGAACTTTTTTACGGCTAAACGTTATAAGATCCCGGATAGGAAAATATATTAAACGGTTTAAGGATAGAGTTCTTCCGCCTGAGAAAGTGGATAGAGTGGTCAGAAAAGTTCAATACTATGTTACTGAGTCTTCACTCACCACAAAAGATCATATGCAATCATTGCGTGAAAGACATAATTCAACAACAGTTTGCCCGAAATGTGGTTCAAAGCTAGTTGAGAGAACAGCCAAGAAAGGTCCTAATGCTGGTACGAAATTTCTAAGATACAGAAACTATCCAAAATGTCGACTTACAAAGGATATATAATAGAAAGTAAGATGTGATCCTCACCTTTACTCTGAATTAAGAAGTAGTGAATAATAACCTCATGTACCTAATGAACATAGCATATCCTTTAAATCATCCCCTCAGGATATAAGTTAGGGAAATACTGCCCAACTACCTTTTCTGGAATATTAAAACGAATAGGACTTCGGTGGCTTTCAGATACAACAAGTTCCTCGTCTTCGAGCTGTTCGTTCTCCAAGATCTGTAATATGTTTTGCTTCACCGCGGGGCACCTCTCCGCGAAGCATAACCTCTCTTAACACATACTTTGCCTCTTCCCGAAGTTCTTCTTCATCTGGAAGCATATTATGAGAACGCTGATTGACATAACCGTTAATACGATTTTGCAAGTTATCCAGATCTAATAATTCCCCCATAAATTGTACCTGATCTAAACAGGTCTCCAAGAAAAATTTTGTAAGGATTACCCTTCCAAAACGTCTTACTATGTTACTAAACCCTAATTAATTTGCTAATTATGGCCAGAAGAACTGTATATCATGTATTACCTACTGATAATGGTTGGGAAGGGAAAAAAGAAGGTGCACAACGTGCCTCTGTTACAGGAGATACAAAGTTAGAAGTGGTGACTAATACGATCATTATTGCTAAAAATAATAAGCCCAGCTCAGTAAAGATCCATAAGACGGATGGTACTTTTGAAGAAGAGAGAACTTATGGGAATGATCCTTATCCGCCTCGTGGATAACGAGACTTAAGACTATCTAATACCAAAATTAATTTTCTATAGAAGGAAAGCTATAACTTAGTTAGAATATTACAGAATCCATTTTGGATCGTGTGAAACAAATATAAAAGTCCAAAAAAACAGCAATTAGAGAAATAGATAATAAAATAATTGATACAAATCCTCATCTTCGGACTAAGAAAAAACGAAGGGACAAGGTTGCTAAATCTCAGTCCGCATCACACAAGATTGAGGGTATCAACGTTTCTCATTCCAAGATTAAACGTATGCTGGGAATCAAAAATGGATGACAGTTAGAAGAAAGTAATTCTTACATTAAATAAAACCCATAGCTCATTAAATTTTCACCAACTTCTTTCTTGGGCTTTTTATTTTATCTGTAAAATTCCTAAAAGTAACCTTGGCTTTCATTAGTATCTTTGGACTTACCTTCTTTCTCCTTTGGCAAATCATAAATATCTACAATTTTAGCAGCTTCAACTAAAGTTGGAATATCAATCATATTATTTGCTGAGTTTTTTAGTCTATTTTGATCAAAATAGTTTTCATTAGTAAAAATCTTTATAAAACCTGTTCCTAAATTTATATCAAGTGAACTGGGATTTTTTCTAAATCGGCCATTCTTTTTAACTCTCCTATATAGTTTTGGCATTTCTATTTTTAATATTGATAAAAATAAAATTTCTTTTGAAAGTTTTTTTCCTTTATCAGGATTACTGCTAAGAGAAATTGTATAAAGTGTTAGAATTCTTTCTAATGATCTTGGTGTTAAATTTGTTTTAGGTAGTAAGGCTTTTATCATTTCAGATAATAATTTTTCATGCCTAACATGCTCAGGTATAACAAACAGATCTAATAGATCAGCTATAAATAATTGTATATTTCCTTCATCATCACTACCTCTTAGTTCCTTAAACTTTGGTAGATTCGTTTCTATGTGGACAAATTTCTGTAAATATACATAAGCATCTTCTGCATTTACTCCATAAGCATTAGTAATTATTTCAACTAATTGTTCTCTATTAATAGCCAATACAAAATTCACATGATCTATATCAAACAGGTGCTTAATTTTTTCCAGCACTTCAATTGCAAAACTCGGCCTACATCGGTCTAACTCATCAACAAAGAATACTATTTTCTTGTTGTTGTCTCTATTCTCTAAAAGAGCTTTGAGTTTATTATGGAATTCCTGAATCAAATCTGCTTTTTCGAAATAAGCATCGAATTTAGAATCCACTAATTCTTTACTGCTTCTCTCAATTGCTTTCTCTTTTTGCTCTTTATTCTCTTTATATTTGCCTGTAATCCATTCCATCAAGCTATCTGCCGCAAGTACCCCTCCTGTACTAACACGAATAGCTGTAGATGCACTCATTTTTGCTAACTCAGTTCCAAGATTAACTGCAGCTTCTTTGTAGTCACTAGTCTCTTTCTTCTTTTCTTCATCAAAATGCTTTTCTAATACTTTTTGAATGGTAACAGCTATAGAAATAAAAGTATCAGATGTAAAATCATTTTGGAAAGCATCATAATAAATTGGAATAAAATCATCATTAATTCGTAATTGTGCTTCCCATTCTTTTATGAATGTTGTTTTCCCTTCTCCCCAATCACCATTTATCGTTAAAACTAAAGAGTCCTCTGTATTTGAAAGTAATCGTGTCAAATTCTGAGCAAAATCATTTCTGTTAAAGTAATCATAATTGCCCCCCTCTCTTTCGTAGCGTGGCTTTATTCTATGTTTCATAACAGTTCCCTTTTTTTATGGTATTATCATCAGCATGATAAAAAATTTAATCATCCTTACAATCTTTGTGTTCATCCTATTTTTATTACATTCCATTTCATCATTATCCTGGGGAACGGTTGGGTAAAATACAGATCAACAAAGAGCAGTACTTCGGCATGGTCCCAGAGAAGGCCTGGAATTTCTATATCGGCGGCTATCAACCAGCCGAAAAATGGCTTAAAGCCCGTCGGGACCGGGAGCTAAGCTTTGAGGAAATTCAGCACTATCAAAAAATTATTGTGGCTCTGATGGAGACAGATAGGATTATGGATGATATTGATGAGATTGGGATAGAATAACTTTTAGTTTATTAACTAAATATTTCCAACGATTAATTTGTATTGCTTGCGCCAAGGCAATGGTACGGGTGATCTGATCTCTTGCTCAAGATGCTTTTGTAGTATTTCTTTGAACCTAACTTCCGCCTTATCGATAACCTTTTCCTTTTTTTTATCCGTAACTTTCAATTCGGAAACAGATGGACAAGTAATTTCAAACTGTTTAATACTTTTATTCCAAGACAGTTTGAAACAGAATCCGAACATTGGAAAATATTCTTCACTTTTTTTAGAACTATTAT belongs to Fodinibius sp. Rm-B-1B1-1 and includes:
- a CDS encoding topoisomerase DNA-binding C4 zinc finger domain-containing protein, with the translated sequence MQSLRERHNSTTVCPKCGSKLVERTAKKGPNAGTKFLRYRNYPKCRLTKDI
- a CDS encoding DUF2188 domain-containing protein → MARRTVYHVLPTDNGWEGKKEGAQRASVTGDTKLEVVTNTIIIAKNNKPSSVKIHKTDGTFEEERTYGNDPYPPRG
- a CDS encoding KAP family P-loop NTPase fold protein — translated: MKHRIKPRYEREGGNYDYFNRNDFAQNLTRLLSNTEDSLVLTINGDWGEGKTTFIKEWEAQLRINDDFIPIYYDAFQNDFTSDTFISIAVTIQKVLEKHFDEEKKKETSDYKEAAVNLGTELAKMSASTAIRVSTGGVLAADSLMEWITGKYKENKEQKEKAIERSSKELVDSKFDAYFEKADLIQEFHNKLKALLENRDNNKKIVFFVDELDRCRPSFAIEVLEKIKHLFDIDHVNFVLAINREQLVEIITNAYGVNAEDAYVYLQKFVHIETNLPKFKELRGSDDEGNIQLFIADLLDLFVIPEHVRHEKLLSEMIKALLPKTNLTPRSLERILTLYTISLSSNPDKGKKLSKEILFLSILKIEMPKLYRRVKKNGRFRKNPSSLDINLGTGFIKIFTNENYFDQNRLKNSANNMIDIPTLVEAAKIVDIYDLPKEKEGKSKDTNESQGYF